In Pollutimonas sp. M17, a single genomic region encodes these proteins:
- the ahpF gene encoding alkyl hydroperoxide reductase subunit F, translating to MLDANLKSQLKSYMEMVSLPVEIVASLDDSPKSQELRELLQEIELMSEKITLTERSDDHRKPSFSINRSGTDVGVRFAGIPMGHEFTSLVLALLQVGGHPIKLDEAVIEQIRNLDGDYEFETYFSLSCQNCPDVVQALNVMSIINPRIKHVAIDGALYQAEVDARQIMSVPTMYLNGEVFGQGRSSVEEILARLDTGAESRRADELSAREPYDVLIVGGGPAGAAAAVYAARKGIRTGVVAERFGGQVLDTMAIENFISVKETEGPKFATALEQHVKAYDVDIMNLQRAEGLTAGKLIEVKLANGGVLKGKSVILATGARWREINVPGEREYRNNGVAYCPHCDGPLFKGKRVAVIGGGNSGVEAAIDLAGLVSHVTLIEYGDSLRADAVLQRKLKSLPNVDIVVSAQTTEIHGDGKKVSGLSYKDRVTDELRNIELEGVFVQIGLVPNTEWLKGSLALSRHGEIEIDAKGQTSLPGVFAAGDCTTVPYKQIVISAGDGAKAALSAFDHLIRSSVSDQEDVAAKAEAVSA from the coding sequence ATGTTGGATGCAAATCTCAAATCCCAGTTGAAATCCTATATGGAAATGGTCTCCCTTCCGGTCGAGATCGTTGCCAGCCTGGACGACAGCCCCAAGTCGCAAGAATTGCGCGAGCTGTTGCAGGAAATCGAACTGATGTCCGAAAAGATAACGCTGACCGAACGTAGCGACGACCACCGCAAGCCTTCGTTCAGCATCAACCGCAGCGGTACGGACGTCGGCGTGCGTTTCGCCGGCATCCCCATGGGCCACGAATTCACGTCGCTCGTGCTGGCTCTGCTGCAGGTGGGCGGCCATCCCATCAAGCTGGATGAGGCCGTTATCGAACAGATCCGCAATCTCGACGGCGATTACGAATTCGAGACCTATTTTTCCTTGTCCTGCCAGAACTGCCCCGACGTGGTGCAGGCGCTGAACGTGATGTCCATCATCAATCCGCGCATCAAGCACGTTGCGATCGATGGCGCGCTGTATCAGGCCGAGGTCGACGCCCGCCAGATCATGTCGGTTCCGACGATGTACCTGAACGGCGAGGTTTTCGGCCAGGGCCGTTCCAGTGTGGAAGAAATCCTGGCCAGGCTGGATACCGGAGCCGAATCGCGGCGCGCGGATGAACTCAGCGCGCGCGAACCCTACGACGTGCTGATCGTCGGCGGCGGCCCCGCCGGCGCGGCCGCCGCGGTGTATGCGGCGCGCAAGGGCATACGCACCGGCGTCGTGGCCGAGCGCTTCGGCGGCCAGGTGCTGGACACCATGGCGATCGAGAACTTCATCTCGGTCAAGGAGACCGAAGGCCCCAAGTTCGCGACGGCGCTGGAACAGCACGTCAAGGCCTATGACGTCGACATCATGAACCTGCAGCGCGCGGAAGGCCTGACGGCCGGCAAGCTGATCGAAGTCAAGCTGGCCAACGGCGGCGTGCTGAAAGGCAAGTCGGTCATCCTGGCCACCGGCGCGCGCTGGCGCGAAATCAACGTGCCGGGCGAGCGCGAGTACCGCAACAATGGCGTGGCCTATTGCCCGCACTGCGACGGCCCGCTGTTCAAGGGCAAGCGCGTGGCGGTCATCGGCGGCGGCAACTCCGGCGTGGAAGCGGCCATCGACCTGGCCGGCCTGGTCAGCCACGTGACGCTCATCGAGTACGGCGACAGCCTGCGCGCCGATGCGGTATTGCAGCGCAAGCTCAAGAGCCTGCCCAATGTCGACATCGTGGTCTCGGCGCAAACGACCGAGATCCACGGCGACGGCAAGAAGGTAAGCGGCCTGTCGTACAAGGATCGCGTCACCGACGAGCTGCGCAACATTGAGCTGGAAGGCGTCTTCGTGCAGATCGGCCTGGTGCCCAATACCGAGTGGCTCAAGGGCAGCCTGGCTCTGTCGCGCCACGGCGAGATCGAGATCGACGCCAAGGGCCAGACGTCCCTGCCGGGCGTGTTCGCCGCGGGCGATTGCACGACCGTGCCCTACAAGCAGATCGTCATCTCGGCGGGCGACGGCGCCAAGGCCGCGCTCAGCGCCTTCGACCACCTGATCCGAAGCTCCGTATCGGACCAGGAAGACGTGGCGGCCAAGGCCGAAGCCGTATCGGCTTGA
- a CDS encoding diaminopimelate dehydrogenase, translated as MAEKIRIGIVGYGNLGRGVESSIAQNDDMELAGVFTRRDPGTVSLLDGSVPVHSLDSIQSFKGRIDVLILCGGSKNDLPRQGPELAAMFNTVDSFDTHAKIPDYFSAVDAAARAGGNTAIISVGWDPGLFSLNRLFGEAVLPQGATYTFWGKGLSQGHSDAVRRVAGVKAAVQYTIPVDDAVNRVRSGDLPTLSTREKHTRDCYVVLEDGADAAAVEAAIKTMPDYFADYDTTVNFIGEEELRLKHGAMPHGGFVIRSGKTGPGQASAQVMEYSLKLDSNPEFTSSVLVAYARAAARLGRQGAAGAHSVFDIAPGLLSPKTPAQLRKELL; from the coding sequence ATGGCAGAGAAGATCAGGATAGGCATCGTGGGCTACGGCAATCTGGGCCGCGGCGTGGAGTCGTCAATCGCGCAAAATGACGACATGGAGCTGGCCGGCGTATTCACCCGCCGGGATCCCGGCACGGTCAGCCTGCTCGACGGCAGCGTGCCCGTGCATTCCCTGGACTCCATCCAGTCGTTCAAGGGGCGGATCGACGTGCTCATCCTGTGCGGCGGCTCCAAGAACGACTTGCCTCGCCAAGGCCCTGAACTGGCGGCCATGTTCAACACTGTCGATAGCTTCGATACCCACGCGAAGATCCCGGACTACTTCTCGGCGGTCGATGCGGCGGCGCGGGCGGGCGGCAATACGGCCATCATCTCGGTGGGTTGGGATCCCGGCCTGTTTTCGCTGAACCGCCTGTTCGGCGAGGCCGTCCTGCCCCAGGGCGCCACCTATACTTTCTGGGGCAAGGGCCTGAGCCAGGGGCATTCCGACGCCGTGCGCCGTGTTGCGGGAGTGAAGGCCGCCGTGCAGTACACCATACCGGTGGACGACGCCGTGAATCGCGTCCGCAGCGGAGACCTGCCCACCCTGTCGACCCGGGAGAAGCATACGCGGGACTGCTATGTGGTCCTGGAGGACGGCGCCGACGCGGCGGCGGTGGAAGCGGCCATCAAGACCATGCCGGATTACTTCGCCGATTACGACACCACGGTCAACTTCATCGGCGAAGAAGAGCTGCGCCTGAAGCATGGAGCGATGCCGCATGGGGGGTTCGTCATCCGCAGCGGCAAGACGGGCCCCGGCCAGGCCAGTGCGCAAGTCATGGAGTATTCGCTGAAGCTGGACAGCAACCCGGAGTTCACGTCCAGCGTCCTGGTGGCCTATGCGCGTGCGGCGGCCCGGTTGGGCAGGCAAGGGGCCGCGGGCGCCCATAGCGTATTCGACATTGCGCCCGGGCTGCTGTCGCCGAAGACGCCGGCGCAGTTGCGCAAAGAACTGCTCTAG
- a CDS encoding AsmA family protein, with the protein MPRYLRIILWTCLGLLLALVLAVAVLATMDWNRARPWINQQATELAGRPVAIQGDLSLDWVRPQGQEKGWRGWLPWPQITAHDLVVGNPEGIASDRSMAQVSALTAVINPAALLERRVQLASLDIENAQLYLERQADGVANWTFARKEGAASDKGKWTFDLEKLSLKSVRAQVVDAASKLDMKADLDTLEEGGPEGYGMAWKASGSYNGAEITGEGKTGGVLSLRQGDDPFPLRGKVAVGTTTIGLEGSVTRPQALAALDVRLKLEGDTMADLLPLIGVALPNTPPYSTEGRLIGMLEGEEDTWRYEDFKGVVGESDLEGTLVYEQHEPRPLLSGEVESRLLRFQDLGPLIGADTSDVKSASSKKAKAKQPADKALPTAPIGTESWDVMDADVRFKGRKILRDKDLPLDNIEAHVKLKDKVLTFTPLNFGVAGGTLSNTLKLDGGAEKIKAELKTEARHLKLKKLFPGAESMDASFGELHGDAELSAQGSSIAELLAHSNGEIKALVSRGTISQFLLEAAGLNVANMVIVKLFGDEQIVLNCMASDFGVKDGVMQIRAFRLETDDTIVDITGQINLATERLDLDIRPANKTLRIFTLRSPLYAKGTFKNPDVGVQKGPLIARAGAAVALGVVATPFAALLPLLNVGTDDSANCSSLVATANEDPKAPPPGESAKDTEAKPRAGNGSEAKADQEAEERANWPSSQAKP; encoded by the coding sequence ATGCCACGTTATCTAAGAATAATATTGTGGACATGCCTGGGTTTGCTGTTGGCCCTCGTCCTGGCTGTCGCCGTGCTGGCGACCATGGACTGGAACCGGGCCCGGCCGTGGATAAACCAGCAGGCCACCGAGCTGGCCGGCCGGCCCGTGGCGATACAGGGCGATCTGTCCTTGGACTGGGTCAGGCCGCAGGGGCAAGAGAAGGGCTGGCGGGGCTGGCTGCCATGGCCGCAAATCACCGCCCATGACCTGGTCGTCGGCAACCCCGAGGGGATCGCCTCCGATCGTTCCATGGCGCAGGTCTCGGCGCTGACCGCCGTCATCAATCCGGCAGCCCTGCTGGAACGCCGCGTCCAGCTGGCCAGCCTCGACATCGAGAACGCGCAGCTCTACCTGGAGCGCCAGGCCGACGGCGTCGCGAACTGGACGTTCGCCCGCAAGGAAGGAGCCGCCTCGGATAAGGGGAAGTGGACATTCGACCTTGAGAAACTAAGCTTGAAAAGCGTGCGCGCCCAGGTGGTCGATGCCGCCAGCAAGCTGGACATGAAGGCCGACCTGGATACGCTGGAAGAAGGCGGCCCGGAGGGCTACGGCATGGCCTGGAAGGCCAGCGGCAGCTACAACGGCGCCGAGATCACCGGCGAAGGCAAGACCGGCGGCGTGCTTTCCCTTCGGCAGGGCGACGATCCGTTTCCCTTGCGGGGCAAGGTCGCCGTGGGCACGACCACGATAGGGCTGGAGGGCTCGGTCACCCGGCCGCAAGCCCTGGCGGCGCTGGACGTAAGGCTCAAGCTCGAGGGCGACACCATGGCCGACCTGCTGCCGCTGATCGGTGTTGCGCTGCCCAATACGCCGCCTTACAGCACCGAAGGGCGGCTCATCGGCATGCTTGAAGGCGAGGAGGACACCTGGCGCTATGAGGATTTCAAGGGCGTCGTGGGCGAGAGCGATCTTGAAGGCACCCTGGTGTATGAGCAGCATGAGCCGCGGCCGCTGCTGAGCGGGGAGGTCGAATCCAGGCTTTTGCGCTTCCAGGACCTGGGGCCGCTGATCGGCGCGGACACCAGCGATGTAAAGTCCGCCTCGTCCAAGAAGGCCAAGGCAAAACAGCCGGCCGACAAGGCCTTGCCGACGGCGCCCATCGGCACGGAGTCCTGGGATGTCATGGACGCGGATGTCCGGTTCAAGGGCCGCAAGATTCTGCGCGACAAAGACCTGCCGCTGGACAATATCGAGGCGCATGTAAAGCTGAAAGACAAGGTGCTGACCTTCACTCCGCTGAACTTCGGCGTCGCGGGCGGCACACTGAGCAATACGCTGAAGCTGGACGGCGGGGCCGAAAAGATCAAGGCGGAACTCAAGACGGAGGCGCGTCACCTGAAATTGAAGAAGCTGTTTCCGGGGGCGGAGAGCATGGATGCCAGCTTCGGCGAACTGCACGGAGATGCGGAGCTTTCCGCGCAGGGCAGTTCCATCGCGGAACTGCTGGCCCACTCCAACGGCGAGATCAAGGCCTTGGTCAGCCGCGGCACGATCAGCCAGTTCCTGCTGGAAGCGGCGGGCCTGAATGTTGCCAATATGGTGATCGTGAAGCTGTTCGGCGACGAGCAGATCGTGCTCAATTGCATGGCCAGCGATTTCGGCGTGAAGGATGGCGTCATGCAGATTCGCGCCTTCCGGCTGGAAACCGACGACACCATCGTGGACATCACCGGTCAGATCAATCTGGCGACCGAGAGGCTGGATCTGGACATACGCCCCGCGAACAAGACCTTGCGGATATTCACCCTGCGTTCGCCCCTGTACGCCAAAGGCACGTTCAAGAATCCGGATGTGGGCGTGCAAAAAGGCCCGCTTATCGCACGGGCCGGTGCGGCGGTGGCGCTGGGCGTGGTGGCCACGCCGTTCGCCGCGCTATTGCCGTTGTTGAACGTGGGAACGGACGATTCGGCGAATTGCAGTTCTCTGGTCGCCACCGCCAACGAGGATCCGAAGGCGCCTCCGCCCGGGGAATCCGCCAAGGATACCGAAGCGAAGCCCCGCGCCGGGAACGGCAGCGAAGCCAAGGCCGACCAGGAGGCCGAAGAGCGCGCCAACTGGCCGTCCTCGCAAGCCAAGCCGTGA
- a CDS encoding MgtC/SapB family protein has translation MTEIATQVWLTIVQEFSDIPDAKEATRIVLRLAMAILLGAAIGYERELQGKAAGLRTHMLVSLGAAIFVLVPLQSGMQIADASRVLQGVIAGIGFLGAGAIIKHSDSHEIKGLTTAASIWVAAAVGIAAGTGREATAVVSTLAALFILAIVKRMEPGTDGAADTLAQQARPELHAAISREDEPHAPIGPRPTKESG, from the coding sequence ATGACCGAAATCGCGACACAGGTATGGCTGACCATAGTCCAGGAATTTTCCGATATCCCCGATGCGAAAGAAGCCACGCGCATCGTGCTGCGCCTGGCCATGGCCATTTTACTGGGTGCGGCCATCGGCTACGAACGCGAGCTCCAGGGCAAGGCGGCCGGCCTGCGCACGCACATGCTGGTATCCCTGGGCGCCGCCATCTTCGTGCTGGTGCCCCTGCAAAGCGGCATGCAGATCGCCGACGCCAGCCGGGTGCTCCAGGGCGTCATAGCCGGCATCGGCTTCCTGGGAGCGGGCGCCATCATCAAGCATAGCGACAGCCATGAAATAAAAGGGCTGACCACCGCCGCCAGCATATGGGTGGCCGCCGCCGTGGGCATCGCGGCCGGCACGGGGCGGGAAGCCACGGCGGTCGTCAGCACCCTGGCCGCGCTCTTCATCCTGGCCATCGTCAAGCGCATGGAACCGGGCACGGACGGCGCCGCTGACACGCTCGCCCAACAGGCCCGGCCTGAGCTTCACGCTGCAATAAGCAGAGAAGACGAACCGCACGCTCCCATCGGGCCAAGGCCGACCAAGGAGTCCGGATGA
- a CDS encoding YqaE/Pmp3 family membrane protein, with product MRLIIALLLPWLTFFTIGRPIAGIICLILQITLIGWLPATIWAVYALSQYKTDKKIEKALSQR from the coding sequence ATGAGACTGATCATTGCCCTGCTGCTGCCCTGGCTGACCTTTTTCACGATCGGGCGCCCCATTGCGGGCATCATTTGCCTGATTCTTCAGATTACGCTTATCGGCTGGCTGCCGGCAACGATATGGGCGGTCTACGCGCTCAGCCAATACAAGACGGACAAGAAGATCGAGAAAGCACTGTCGCAGCGCTAG
- a CDS encoding ABC transporter ATP-binding protein, whose product MTIRLALKQITKRYPAVVANDAVDLTVLPGEIHAVLGENGAGKSTLMKIIYGVTRPDSGQVFWNGAETDIASPALARQLGIGMVFQHFSLFDTLTVTENIALGLPRGLRMDELERRIADTAHQYGLDLEPKRHVHTLSVGERQRVEIVRALLGGPQLLILDEPTSVLTPQAVGKLFETLRKLASEGCSILYISHKLDEIRALCQACTVMRGGKVTGVCDPRGETNASLSRMMIGAEPPPVAHREKPAGATMLSVRNLALPRAHPFATELTGIDFDIRAGEILGVAGVSGNGQQELLGVLSGEDIRADEGAILLEGVSIGRRSAAWRRARGMAFVPEERLGRGAVPELSLAQNVLLSHQDGATVRNGFIRPAATHRLAAGIIERFRVKAAGPGAVAASLSGGNLQKYIIGREVARSPRVLLVAQPTWGVDVGAAAQIRAELLDLRDAGCAVLVVSEELDELFEISDRLVVMSKGRMSPSIKAAEADNDLVGRWMSGLWHENRQEATHAQA is encoded by the coding sequence ATGACTATACGCCTTGCCCTGAAGCAGATCACCAAGCGGTATCCGGCCGTGGTGGCCAACGACGCGGTCGATCTGACCGTGTTGCCCGGTGAAATCCACGCCGTGCTGGGCGAGAACGGGGCGGGCAAGTCCACCCTCATGAAAATCATCTATGGGGTGACCCGTCCGGATTCCGGCCAGGTTTTCTGGAATGGCGCTGAAACGGACATAGCCAGCCCGGCCCTGGCCAGGCAGCTTGGCATCGGCATGGTGTTCCAGCATTTCTCGCTGTTCGATACCCTGACGGTGACCGAGAACATTGCCCTGGGCTTGCCCAGGGGCTTGCGCATGGACGAGCTGGAGCGCCGCATCGCGGACACCGCCCATCAGTACGGGCTGGACCTGGAGCCGAAGCGCCACGTACACACCTTGTCCGTGGGCGAGCGCCAGCGGGTGGAAATCGTGCGGGCGCTGCTGGGCGGGCCCCAGCTGCTTATCCTGGACGAGCCCACCTCGGTGCTGACGCCCCAGGCTGTCGGCAAGCTGTTCGAGACCTTGCGCAAGCTGGCTTCCGAGGGCTGCAGCATTCTCTACATCAGCCATAAACTGGATGAAATCCGGGCCTTGTGCCAGGCCTGCACGGTGATGCGCGGCGGCAAGGTCACCGGCGTGTGCGATCCGCGCGGCGAGACCAACGCCAGCCTGTCGCGCATGATGATAGGGGCGGAGCCGCCGCCCGTCGCTCATCGCGAGAAGCCCGCGGGCGCGACCATGCTGTCGGTGCGCAATCTCGCCTTGCCCAGGGCGCATCCCTTCGCCACCGAATTGACGGGCATCGATTTCGATATCCGCGCCGGCGAGATACTGGGTGTGGCCGGTGTGTCGGGCAATGGCCAGCAGGAATTGCTGGGCGTGTTGTCCGGCGAGGACATCCGCGCCGACGAGGGCGCCATCCTGCTTGAAGGCGTGTCGATCGGGCGTCGCTCGGCCGCATGGCGGCGCGCGCGCGGCATGGCCTTTGTCCCCGAGGAACGCCTTGGGCGCGGCGCGGTGCCCGAACTGAGCCTGGCGCAGAACGTCCTGCTGTCGCACCAGGACGGCGCCACGGTTCGCAACGGCTTCATCAGGCCCGCCGCCACCCATCGCCTGGCGGCGGGCATCATCGAACGTTTCCGGGTCAAGGCGGCCGGGCCCGGCGCGGTGGCGGCCAGCCTGTCGGGCGGGAACCTGCAGAAATACATCATCGGCCGCGAGGTCGCGCGCAGCCCCCGGGTCCTGCTGGTGGCGCAGCCGACATGGGGCGTCGATGTGGGCGCGGCCGCGCAGATACGGGCCGAACTGCTGGATCTGCGCGATGCGGGCTGCGCCGTGCTGGTCGTTTCCGAAGAGCTGGATGAATTGTTCGAGATCTCCGACAGGCTGGTGGTCATGTCCAAGGGCAGGATGTCGCCGTCCATAAAGGCCGCCGAGGCCGACAACGATCTGGTCGGCCGATGGATGAGCGGGCTGTGGCACGAAAACCGTCAGGAGGCGACCCATGCTCAGGCTTGA
- a CDS encoding ABC transporter permease codes for MLRLEPRARPSVWMSWLSPVLAVLLTAACGVVLFLAVGKDPVASLSVFFYEPIKDLRGWSEVGVKLAPLLLIAVGLALCFRANVFNIGAEGQLVVGAIAAGSVILYFDDGSNGGFGLIALALLAGAAGGGLWAAVTAWLRDRYNANEILVSLMLVYVAQLLLSYLVHGILIDPDGFGFPQSRLFSDGFLLPIVLPGTRLHLGIVLALLASVMGWLYLSRSFSGFKLQVGGMAPLAARYAGFSSRRSLWVSLCVSGALAGVAGACEIMGPIGQLTPSISPGYGFAAIIVAFVGRLHPIGVIFSSFIMALLYIGGELSQSRLGMPSAITGIFQGILLFSLLACDVLINNRLRWGK; via the coding sequence ATGCTCAGGCTTGAGCCTCGGGCCCGCCCCTCGGTCTGGATGTCCTGGCTTTCGCCGGTGCTGGCGGTGTTGCTGACCGCGGCTTGCGGCGTGGTCCTGTTCCTTGCCGTCGGCAAGGACCCGGTGGCGAGCCTCTCGGTGTTTTTCTATGAGCCCATCAAGGACCTGCGCGGCTGGTCCGAGGTGGGTGTGAAGCTGGCCCCCTTGCTGCTCATCGCCGTTGGGCTGGCCCTGTGCTTTCGCGCGAACGTATTCAATATCGGCGCCGAGGGTCAACTGGTCGTGGGCGCCATCGCCGCGGGTTCGGTCATCCTGTATTTCGATGACGGAAGCAATGGCGGATTCGGCCTGATTGCCCTGGCGCTGCTGGCCGGCGCGGCGGGCGGCGGCCTCTGGGCCGCCGTCACGGCCTGGCTGCGCGACCGCTACAACGCCAATGAGATCCTGGTTTCGCTGATGCTGGTCTACGTGGCCCAGTTGCTGCTGAGCTATCTGGTGCATGGCATATTGATCGACCCGGACGGCTTCGGCTTCCCGCAGTCGCGGCTTTTTTCCGACGGTTTCCTGCTGCCCATCGTCCTGCCCGGCACGCGCTTGCACCTGGGCATCGTGCTGGCATTGCTGGCGTCGGTCATGGGCTGGCTGTACCTGTCGCGCAGCTTTTCCGGTTTCAAGCTGCAGGTTGGCGGCATGGCGCCGCTGGCGGCGCGGTATGCGGGGTTTTCCTCAAGGCGATCGCTATGGGTGTCCTTGTGCGTATCCGGCGCGCTGGCCGGCGTGGCCGGCGCGTGCGAGATCATGGGACCGATCGGCCAGCTTACGCCGTCGATCTCCCCGGGCTACGGCTTTGCGGCCATTATCGTGGCCTTTGTCGGGCGCCTGCATCCCATAGGCGTGATCTTCTCCAGTTTCATCATGGCGCTGTTGTATATCGGCGGCGAGCTGTCTCAAAGCCGCCTGGGCATGCCCAGCGCCATCACCGGTATCTTCCAGGGCATTTTGCTGTTCTCGCTGCTGGCCTGCGATGTGCTGATCAACAACCGGCTGCGGTGGGGGAAATAA
- a CDS encoding ABC transporter permease gives MDALAPLIASAINAGTPLMLAALGLLVNEKSGVINLGSEGMMLVAAVIGFAVTIHTDSVALGFMAGALAGMALAGFFAWLTVWLGSNQVATGLALSLFGVGASAYIGIDYVGATLQGGHFGIPLLQDIPFLGKAVFQQHPMVYLSLLLCAGIAWFLNRTRPGLILRSVGESPSSAHALGYKVRRIRLFALLFGGACCGLAGAFMSLVYTPMWVEGMVAGRGWIALALTTFATWRPARVLMGAYLFGGITILTYHMQALGVPIASQLLSMLPYLATIVVLVLISRNANWIRLNMPASLGKHFNPNS, from the coding sequence ATGGACGCATTGGCTCCCTTGATCGCATCCGCCATCAACGCCGGCACGCCGCTCATGCTGGCCGCGCTGGGCCTGCTCGTCAATGAAAAATCGGGCGTGATCAACCTGGGCTCCGAAGGCATGATGCTGGTGGCGGCGGTCATCGGCTTCGCCGTCACCATCCATACCGACAGCGTGGCGCTGGGCTTCATGGCCGGCGCCCTGGCCGGCATGGCGCTGGCCGGCTTCTTTGCCTGGCTGACGGTGTGGCTGGGATCCAATCAGGTGGCCACCGGTCTGGCCCTGTCGCTCTTCGGCGTCGGCGCCTCGGCCTACATCGGCATCGACTATGTGGGCGCCACCTTGCAGGGCGGCCATTTCGGCATACCGCTGCTGCAGGACATCCCTTTCCTGGGGAAGGCCGTTTTCCAGCAGCATCCCATGGTGTATCTGTCGCTACTGCTGTGCGCCGGCATTGCCTGGTTCCTGAACCGGACGCGTCCAGGGCTGATCCTGCGTTCCGTGGGCGAATCGCCGTCCTCGGCCCACGCGCTGGGCTACAAGGTCAGGCGCATACGGCTTTTCGCGCTGCTGTTCGGCGGCGCCTGCTGTGGCCTGGCCGGGGCCTTCATGTCGCTGGTCTACACGCCCATGTGGGTGGAGGGCATGGTGGCGGGACGCGGATGGATCGCGCTGGCGCTCACGACTTTCGCCACATGGCGGCCGGCGCGCGTGCTGATGGGCGCCTATCTGTTTGGCGGCATCACCATACTTACCTATCATATGCAGGCGCTGGGCGTGCCGATCGCGTCGCAGCTGCTGTCCATGCTGCCCTATCTGGCAACGATCGTGGTGCTGGTCCTCATTTCACGCAACGCAAACTGGATCAGGCTGAACATGCCTGCTTCGCTGGGCAAACACTTTAACCCGAACTCCTAA
- a CDS encoding BMP family ABC transporter substrate-binding protein — translation MSAKFLRHALCAAAIAPAIALSTAAGAAGQEPLKVGFVYVSPIGEAGWTWQQDIGRKEMEQALGDKIKTQFVEDVPEGADAERVIRDLAQQGNKLIFTTSFGYMNPTLKVARQFPDVKFVHSTGYKTAANVATTNSRFYEARYLAGILAGKMTQTNVAGYVGAFPIPEVLQGINAFTRGMRSVNPKAEVRVIWVNSWFDPGKERDAALALIGQGADIVTHHTDSTATVQAAEEKGKYAVAYHSDMKKFGPKAQLAAVTHHWGEYFTKEAQDVLNGTWKPDSTWGGIKQGMAAIEGFGPAVPDDVKKLVLEKQAEIVAGTLAPFAGPITDNEGKVRLESGVLDDAGLNKMNYYVQGVAGKLPTK, via the coding sequence ATGTCTGCAAAGTTTTTACGCCATGCGCTATGCGCCGCGGCCATTGCGCCGGCCATCGCCTTGTCCACCGCCGCGGGAGCGGCCGGGCAAGAGCCGCTGAAAGTCGGCTTCGTCTATGTCAGTCCCATCGGCGAGGCCGGCTGGACCTGGCAGCAGGACATCGGCCGCAAGGAAATGGAGCAGGCCCTGGGCGACAAGATCAAGACCCAGTTCGTCGAGGACGTTCCCGAAGGGGCCGACGCCGAGCGCGTCATACGCGACCTGGCCCAGCAGGGCAACAAGCTGATCTTCACCACGTCCTTCGGCTACATGAACCCCACGCTTAAAGTGGCCAGGCAGTTTCCCGATGTGAAGTTCGTGCACTCCACCGGCTACAAGACCGCCGCCAACGTGGCCACGACCAATTCCCGCTTCTACGAAGCGCGCTACCTGGCAGGCATCCTGGCGGGGAAAATGACCCAGACCAATGTTGCCGGATACGTGGGCGCTTTCCCCATCCCCGAAGTCCTGCAGGGCATCAATGCCTTCACGCGCGGCATGCGCAGCGTCAATCCCAAGGCCGAAGTGCGTGTCATATGGGTGAACAGCTGGTTCGATCCCGGTAAAGAGCGCGATGCGGCCCTGGCGCTGATCGGCCAGGGCGCCGACATCGTCACGCACCACACCGACTCGACCGCCACGGTCCAGGCCGCCGAGGAAAAGGGCAAATACGCCGTGGCCTACCATTCCGACATGAAGAAGTTCGGACCCAAGGCGCAGTTGGCCGCGGTCACCCACCATTGGGGCGAGTACTTCACCAAGGAAGCCCAGGACGTGCTGAATGGCACGTGGAAGCCGGACAGCACCTGGGGCGGCATCAAGCAGGGCATGGCCGCGATCGAAGGCTTCGGCCCGGCCGTGCCGGACGACGTGAAAAAACTGGTCCTGGAAAAGCAGGCTGAGATCGTCGCCGGTACCCTGGCGCCGTTTGCCGGCCCCATCACGGACAACGAAGGCAAGGTCCGCCTGGAGTCCGGCGTGCTGGACGATGCGGGGCTGAACAAAATGAATTACTACGTGCAGGGCGTGGCGGGCAAGCTGCCCACCAAGTAA